Proteins encoded by one window of Streptomyces uncialis:
- a CDS encoding AMP-binding protein, with the protein MEDVINAKPAPLTVPDLLDARAAKQPDRVAIEVRGGGSLTYGNWRERAVRAARGLADAGVRPGELVALRFTDREWDGYAVANLAVHHAGAAALPLRADLTEPEAVRLAGICGATTVLRGAELPPLGAALGGADLSLSEIEAAGATLAGADSPLRREDTGPAPDALTGSGSPHGRRRTGPDPGDLAQVVGTSGTTGDSKGVRASHANLTAGLRLHPRPRPYAHSRHALHSFPIGTNAGQVMLISALTGAPTTVVLPRFDAEEFGRTIEERRVGTVFLVPSMAIELLNSGAADRHDLSSVLLLSSSAAALPAPVARALAEALPKATVVNVYTSSEAAPAQLSAVVGQAPPGAVGRPTDPGDLRVLAPDGTPVPPGRTGEIWLRQPGPPRSYAGDPAAGATVFRDGWVRMGDLGRLDEDGYLYLVDRESDVIKSGALKVSTLRIEDALHEHPDVADAAALGVPHPVMGSVPVAVVVPAASGLDLDALRLFLSTRLARAELPVRVLLADDLPRNASGKVVKRRLRPLFATDGEHSADGDRVTSAAGATDTGAAAPAGVGAVAAIAPAAARPPGTTTELRLAAIWQEVLGRPVRDAADEFFALGGDSFRAVHLATAVADRFGVDTGADLVFGRPSLRAQAAWLDGEAAREPTPDAHASGDIPVDRAPDPQLPPYLRALRAQHHEIPLTSQQENFLDWMAEEDGRDVGAVTALFRVTGPLDRPALGRALSALVERHPALRTRFVPVPGGVHGLVRTVLDEKAHPRVTLKDAPGATDDEVNALLIAERDRLTDLAADPTARLLVVSRGPEDHIVLLAVHHMVADGWSIGVLLRELGLAYDALRRGRTPRLPDPGLSYPELVRWANDRWGSGRRHFATALAGAPSALDPFPGRRAVDRVHTVAHPFTVGSGPAGRLRERAGALGVTPFMAVAALWSGLLTARADSPDLVLMTPVPGRTRAEAQQAVGCLVQSLLVRVDCSGGPGFAELAERVRRAATGALDHQMYPYAEFKPHVVAFPAWLRYESWAADAHLPGLRCEPWELPRGTTVPWPLPGGDLGVPELTVVEKPDGSLNCWIQYNALAFDEPVITALADDFHAALTTAAGS; encoded by the coding sequence TTGGAGGACGTCATCAACGCCAAGCCCGCACCGTTGACCGTTCCCGACCTTCTCGACGCCCGGGCCGCGAAACAGCCCGACCGGGTCGCGATCGAGGTACGCGGCGGCGGCTCGCTGACCTACGGGAACTGGCGTGAACGGGCCGTCCGGGCCGCCCGGGGGCTGGCGGACGCGGGTGTCCGGCCCGGCGAACTCGTCGCCCTGCGCTTCACCGACCGGGAATGGGACGGCTACGCGGTCGCGAACCTCGCCGTCCACCACGCCGGGGCGGCGGCGCTGCCGCTCCGCGCCGACCTCACCGAACCGGAGGCCGTACGGCTCGCCGGGATCTGCGGTGCCACGACGGTCCTGCGCGGGGCCGAACTGCCGCCGCTGGGAGCCGCCCTGGGCGGCGCCGACCTGTCGCTGTCCGAGATCGAGGCGGCCGGAGCCACCCTGGCCGGAGCCGACTCACCGCTCCGCCGGGAGGACACGGGCCCCGCCCCCGACGCCCTCACCGGCTCCGGCTCACCGCACGGCCGCAGGCGTACGGGTCCCGACCCCGGCGACCTCGCGCAGGTCGTCGGCACCTCGGGAACCACCGGCGACTCCAAAGGCGTACGCGCCTCCCACGCCAACCTCACGGCGGGCCTGCGGCTCCACCCCCGCCCCCGGCCCTACGCCCACTCGCGCCATGCCCTGCACTCCTTCCCCATCGGCACCAACGCCGGTCAGGTGATGCTCATCAGCGCCCTCACCGGCGCACCCACCACCGTGGTCCTCCCGCGCTTCGACGCCGAGGAGTTCGGCCGGACCATCGAGGAACGCCGCGTCGGCACCGTCTTCCTCGTGCCGTCGATGGCGATCGAACTGCTCAATTCCGGTGCGGCCGACCGGCACGACCTCTCCAGCGTCCTGCTGCTCAGCTCCTCCGCCGCCGCTCTCCCCGCTCCCGTCGCCCGGGCCCTCGCCGAGGCCCTGCCGAAAGCCACCGTCGTCAACGTCTACACCTCGTCCGAAGCGGCTCCCGCGCAGCTCTCCGCCGTCGTCGGCCAGGCCCCGCCCGGTGCGGTGGGCCGCCCCACCGACCCCGGGGACCTGCGCGTCCTCGCTCCGGACGGCACCCCCGTACCGCCCGGCCGGACGGGCGAGATCTGGCTGCGCCAGCCCGGCCCTCCGCGCTCGTACGCCGGTGACCCGGCCGCCGGTGCCACGGTCTTCCGCGACGGCTGGGTACGGATGGGCGACCTCGGGCGGCTGGACGAGGACGGCTATCTGTACCTGGTGGACCGCGAGAGCGACGTCATCAAGTCCGGGGCGCTCAAGGTCTCCACCCTCCGGATCGAGGACGCGCTGCACGAGCACCCGGACGTCGCGGACGCGGCGGCACTGGGCGTACCGCACCCGGTCATGGGGTCCGTACCGGTCGCCGTCGTGGTACCCGCCGCCAGTGGTCTGGACCTCGACGCACTCCGGCTCTTCCTCAGCACCCGGCTCGCCCGTGCCGAACTGCCCGTACGCGTTCTGCTCGCCGACGACCTGCCGCGCAACGCCTCCGGCAAGGTGGTCAAGCGGCGACTGCGCCCGCTCTTCGCGACGGACGGGGAACACTCGGCGGACGGGGACCGTGTGACGAGCGCGGCAGGCGCCACGGACACCGGCGCGGCGGCCCCTGCGGGCGTGGGCGCCGTCGCCGCCATCGCCCCGGCCGCCGCCCGACCACCCGGCACCACCACCGAACTGCGCCTCGCCGCGATCTGGCAGGAGGTGCTGGGTCGCCCGGTACGGGACGCGGCCGACGAGTTCTTCGCCCTCGGCGGCGACTCCTTCCGCGCCGTGCACCTCGCCACCGCCGTCGCCGACCGGTTCGGCGTCGACACCGGCGCCGACCTCGTCTTCGGCCGGCCGTCCCTGCGGGCCCAGGCCGCCTGGCTGGACGGGGAGGCGGCCCGGGAACCCACCCCGGACGCCCACGCTTCCGGGGACATCCCCGTGGACCGCGCACCCGACCCGCAGCTCCCGCCCTATCTGCGCGCCCTGCGGGCCCAGCACCACGAGATCCCGCTCACCAGCCAGCAGGAGAACTTCCTCGACTGGATGGCCGAGGAGGACGGCCGCGATGTCGGCGCCGTCACCGCCCTCTTCCGTGTCACCGGCCCGCTCGACCGCCCCGCGCTCGGCCGCGCCCTGTCCGCGCTCGTGGAACGCCACCCCGCCCTGCGGACACGGTTCGTCCCCGTGCCCGGCGGCGTGCACGGGCTGGTCCGGACCGTGCTGGACGAGAAGGCCCACCCCCGCGTCACGCTGAAGGACGCCCCCGGCGCCACCGACGACGAGGTGAACGCCCTGCTCATCGCCGAACGGGACCGCCTCACCGACCTGGCGGCCGACCCGACGGCCCGGCTGCTCGTCGTCTCCCGGGGCCCCGAGGACCACATCGTCCTGCTCGCCGTGCACCATATGGTCGCCGACGGCTGGTCGATCGGCGTCCTGCTGCGCGAACTCGGCCTCGCCTACGACGCCCTGCGCAGGGGCCGCACCCCCCGGCTGCCCGACCCCGGACTGTCCTATCCGGAGCTGGTGCGCTGGGCCAACGACCGCTGGGGGAGCGGCCGGAGGCACTTCGCGACGGCGCTCGCGGGCGCCCCGTCCGCGCTCGATCCCTTCCCCGGGCGGCGTGCCGTCGACCGTGTGCACACCGTCGCGCACCCCTTCACCGTCGGGTCCGGCCCCGCCGGACGGCTGCGGGAACGGGCGGGCGCACTCGGTGTGACCCCGTTCATGGCCGTCGCCGCCCTGTGGAGCGGACTGCTCACGGCCCGCGCCGACAGCCCCGACCTGGTGCTCATGACCCCGGTCCCCGGCCGGACCAGGGCCGAGGCGCAGCAGGCCGTCGGCTGTCTGGTGCAGTCCCTGCTGGTGCGGGTGGACTGCTCCGGCGGCCCCGGCTTCGCCGAACTCGCCGAGCGGGTCCGACGGGCCGCCACCGGCGCGCTCGACCACCAGATGTACCCCTACGCCGAGTTCAAACCGCATGTGGTGGCGTTCCCTGCCTGGCTGCGGTACGAGAGCTGGGCCGCCGACGCCCATCTGCCCGGCCTGCGCTGCGAACCGTGGGAGCTGCCGCGGGGCACCACCGTGCCCTGGCCGCTGCCCGGCGGGGACCTCGGGGTCCCCGAACTGACCGTGGTGGAAAAGCCGGACGGGTCGCTGAACTGCTGGATCCAGTACAACGCGCTCGCCTTCGACGAGCCGGTCATCACCGCGCTCGCCGACGACTTCCACGCGGCCCTGACCACGGCCGCCGGCTCCTGA
- a CDS encoding polysaccharide deacetylase family protein, whose product MLYAGIAWSADGYDVEVIDSDGNRATAPTHWGAERTAELTAWLGAPGSSSEPPRAVVVESTNGLVDGLFTAAGLTVYRADPWVLPDRPDFGSVPALALAERARTDLASLSPLTAEGGGQTGRDDDYHGGIRRSAAIEEELTRAGRWFRHGARDRHEIALTFDDGPDPVHTGQVLDILARYGVHATFFCVGLHVNALPDEVRRIVAAGHSLGNHTWSHPFMPDLSPRQFRLQLERTDDAFDRAVGRVPTVFRPPYGSRTPETLGELLPGGPALALWDVDSWDWARPGPEKIASTVLDHAGPGSLILMHDGGGDRRQSVAALPAVIEGLLERDLRFVAADALLAGARARSAVAHLGE is encoded by the coding sequence ATGCTGTACGCGGGAATCGCCTGGTCAGCCGACGGTTACGACGTGGAGGTCATCGATTCCGACGGGAACCGGGCAACTGCCCCCACCCACTGGGGCGCCGAGCGCACAGCGGAGCTGACCGCCTGGCTCGGAGCGCCCGGCTCGTCGTCCGAACCTCCCCGCGCCGTGGTCGTCGAGAGCACCAACGGCCTCGTGGACGGGCTCTTCACGGCGGCCGGTCTGACGGTCTACCGCGCCGACCCCTGGGTACTTCCCGATCGGCCCGACTTCGGCTCCGTCCCGGCCCTGGCCCTCGCCGAACGGGCCAGGACCGACCTCGCGTCCCTCTCCCCGCTGACGGCGGAGGGCGGCGGCCAGACCGGCCGGGACGACGACTACCACGGCGGCATCCGGCGCAGCGCGGCGATCGAGGAAGAACTCACCAGGGCGGGCCGCTGGTTCCGCCACGGAGCACGCGACCGCCACGAGATCGCCCTGACCTTCGACGACGGCCCCGACCCGGTCCACACCGGTCAGGTGCTCGACATCCTCGCCCGCTACGGCGTGCACGCCACCTTCTTCTGCGTGGGCCTCCATGTGAACGCGCTCCCCGACGAGGTGCGGCGGATCGTGGCCGCGGGGCACAGCCTCGGCAACCACACCTGGTCGCACCCGTTCATGCCGGACCTGAGTCCCCGCCAGTTCCGGCTCCAACTGGAGCGGACCGACGACGCGTTCGACCGCGCGGTGGGCCGGGTGCCGACGGTCTTCCGCCCCCCGTACGGCTCGCGCACCCCGGAGACCCTGGGCGAACTCCTGCCCGGTGGGCCCGCCCTGGCCCTGTGGGACGTCGACTCCTGGGACTGGGCCCGTCCCGGCCCGGAGAAGATCGCCAGTACGGTGCTGGACCACGCCGGTCCGGGCTCCCTGATCCTGATGCACGACGGCGGCGGTGACCGCCGCCAGAGCGTGGCGGCCCTGCCGGCCGTGATCGAGGGGCTGCTGGAGCGGGATCTGCGCTTCGTGGCGGCGGACGCGCTGCTGGCCGGGGCGCGGGCGCGGAGCGCGGTGGCACACCTCGGGGAGTGA
- a CDS encoding TetR family transcriptional regulator yields the protein MRADAERNLDAVLRTGARLLAADPGASIAAIAVAAGVDRRTVYRRFTTREELLAAVHTAKLDACEQVVTEARLTEAPVLVALHRYAEGIIAVSRRLPVDVRQVRDEAGADRLRRLMERLDGFIDRAVREGVIRPGLPDRWARSLLVQLTAMAAHEMPELTNAQGADMVVESLTKGLRPA from the coding sequence ATGAGAGCTGACGCGGAACGCAACCTGGACGCGGTCCTCCGGACCGGCGCGCGCCTGCTGGCGGCCGACCCCGGCGCGAGCATCGCGGCGATCGCGGTGGCGGCGGGGGTCGACCGGCGTACCGTCTACCGCCGCTTCACCACGCGCGAGGAGCTCCTGGCCGCGGTCCATACCGCCAAGCTCGATGCCTGCGAGCAGGTCGTCACCGAGGCGCGGCTGACCGAGGCGCCCGTGCTGGTCGCCCTGCACCGCTATGCGGAAGGCATCATCGCCGTCAGCAGACGGTTGCCGGTGGACGTGCGGCAGGTGCGGGACGAGGCGGGGGCCGATCGTCTCCGCCGGCTGATGGAGCGGCTCGACGGCTTCATCGACCGCGCGGTGCGCGAAGGTGTCATCCGCCCCGGACTTCCCGACCGCTGGGCCCGCTCGCTGCTCGTCCAGCTCACCGCCATGGCCGCGCACGAGATGCCGGAGCTGACGAACGCCCAGGGAGCCGACATGGTGGTCGAGTCACTGACCAAGGGCCTCCGCCCCGCCTGA
- a CDS encoding PPOX class F420-dependent oxidoreductase: MSPVRLSVKLKEALDARIFVTVATLRPDGSPHQSVVWIGREDDELFFVTGVDKLKVRHLRHDPRLGVMVNPPDEPYGYASISGTARLEGPGSGERMDRLAVKYTGVTWAEHNAESHAALPELVTVLITPEKIAARFL; this comes from the coding sequence GTGAGCCCGGTCCGCCTGTCCGTGAAACTCAAGGAGGCCCTCGATGCCCGGATCTTCGTCACTGTGGCGACCCTGCGGCCCGACGGGAGTCCGCACCAGTCGGTGGTCTGGATCGGGAGGGAGGACGACGAGCTCTTCTTCGTGACCGGTGTCGACAAGCTCAAAGTCCGCCATCTGCGGCACGATCCACGGCTGGGCGTCATGGTGAACCCGCCGGACGAGCCGTACGGATACGCGTCGATCAGCGGCACAGCCCGGCTCGAAGGCCCGGGCAGCGGCGAGCGCATGGACCGACTGGCCGTCAAGTACACGGGCGTGACCTGGGCCGAGCACAACGCGGAATCCCACGCGGCCCTCCCGGAACTGGTGACCGTCCTCATCACTCCCGAGAAGATCGCGGCACGGTTCCTGTGA
- a CDS encoding TOPRIM nucleotidyl transferase/hydrolase domain-containing protein yields the protein MTDMGAFRDAVTAWAADGGGGDRASELGARLPVRTVVLLEGLSDAAAVNALAARRGRDLAAEGVCVLSMGGATNVGRFAGLLGPSGLGLDLTGLCDEAERPYYDRGLERAGAAQREFFVCAADLEDELIRALGVPRVEELVREEGDLRAWRTFLRQPAQRGRAPQQQLRRFLGTKKGRKIRYGHVLVEGLGPDRTPAPLDRLLTSL from the coding sequence ATGACAGACATGGGGGCGTTCCGGGACGCGGTCACCGCGTGGGCGGCCGACGGCGGGGGCGGCGACCGTGCGAGCGAGCTCGGCGCGCGGCTGCCCGTGCGGACGGTCGTCCTGCTGGAGGGCTTGAGCGACGCGGCGGCCGTCAACGCGCTGGCCGCGCGCCGCGGGCGGGATCTGGCGGCCGAAGGAGTCTGCGTCCTGTCGATGGGCGGTGCGACGAACGTCGGGCGCTTCGCCGGTCTCCTCGGGCCGTCCGGCCTCGGCCTTGACCTCACGGGGCTGTGCGACGAGGCGGAACGCCCGTACTACGACCGCGGTCTGGAGCGGGCCGGAGCGGCACAGCGGGAGTTCTTCGTCTGTGCGGCGGATCTGGAGGACGAACTGATCCGCGCGCTGGGTGTGCCACGGGTGGAGGAACTGGTCCGTGAGGAGGGCGACCTGCGCGCTTGGCGGACCTTCCTGCGGCAGCCGGCACAACGGGGTCGCGCCCCGCAGCAGCAGTTGCGGCGCTTCCTCGGCACGAAGAAGGGACGCAAGATCCGCTACGGCCACGTCCTCGTCGAGGGCCTCGGCCCCGACCGCACCCCCGCCCCGCTCGACCGCCTGCTCACCAGCCTCTGA
- a CDS encoding YVTN family beta-propeller repeat protein, protein MPRVGSRRRSTALLATGALLCSGFVAVAVPAATAAPAVAGAPAAYIANSESDNVSVVDTATDTVTSTVAVGDRPSGVAVTPDGGRAYVANRGSGSVSVIDTATGAVTATVAVGDGPFGVAAAPDGDSVYVTNFQSDSVSVIGTATNTVTATVPVGAQPNSVAVAPGGDRFYVSSASAVSVIDTATQTLIGTVPVSRPNGLTVTPDGARLHVSSQNAGVVTVIDTATRTVTGTVPVGNSPFGAAGSPDGSRVYVTNIGGNSTSVIDTVTGTVVDTVGVGSTPIGVAVTPDGGEVYVADSNSGTASVIDTATNTVTATVPVGSGPYAVAFAPAPTSSSDIDVDVTARPNLGILVPYLTYTVTARALGPDAVTTGTVTATLPPGATATSLSPGCTTATGTVTCSYGTIATGAAASKTFRVPLHLLSLGTVKVTGTRTASSPTDPNPANDRATATCTVVSILLATCA, encoded by the coding sequence GTGCCACGTGTCGGGTCGCGCCGCCGGTCGACCGCGTTGTTGGCCACCGGTGCGCTGCTCTGCTCCGGGTTCGTCGCGGTGGCAGTTCCGGCCGCGACCGCCGCCCCGGCGGTCGCGGGCGCACCGGCGGCGTACATCGCCAACAGCGAGTCGGACAACGTGTCGGTCGTGGACACGGCCACCGATACGGTGACCTCGACCGTAGCCGTCGGTGACAGACCGTCCGGAGTGGCGGTGACCCCCGACGGCGGCAGGGCCTACGTCGCCAACCGCGGCTCCGGTTCGGTGTCGGTGATCGACACCGCCACCGGCGCGGTCACCGCGACCGTCGCCGTCGGCGACGGACCGTTCGGCGTGGCCGCCGCTCCCGACGGCGACAGTGTCTACGTCACCAACTTCCAGTCCGACTCGGTCTCGGTGATCGGCACCGCGACGAACACCGTCACCGCGACCGTGCCCGTCGGAGCGCAGCCGAACAGCGTCGCGGTCGCTCCGGGCGGAGACCGCTTCTACGTCAGCAGCGCCTCCGCGGTCTCGGTGATCGACACCGCCACCCAGACCCTCATCGGCACGGTCCCCGTCTCCAGGCCCAACGGCCTGACGGTGACCCCCGACGGCGCCCGGCTCCACGTCAGCTCGCAGAACGCGGGCGTGGTCACCGTGATCGACACCGCCACCCGCACCGTCACCGGAACCGTCCCCGTCGGGAACAGCCCCTTCGGCGCCGCGGGGTCCCCGGACGGGTCCCGCGTCTATGTGACCAACATCGGTGGCAACAGCACGTCGGTCATCGACACCGTCACCGGCACGGTCGTGGACACCGTCGGTGTCGGCTCCACCCCGATCGGCGTCGCGGTGACCCCTGACGGCGGCGAGGTCTACGTCGCCGACAGCAACAGCGGCACCGCCTCGGTGATCGACACGGCCACCAACACCGTCACCGCCACCGTGCCCGTCGGCAGCGGTCCGTACGCCGTGGCGTTCGCCCCGGCACCCACGTCCTCCTCGGACATCGACGTCGATGTCACCGCGCGGCCGAACCTGGGCATCCTGGTCCCCTATCTCACCTACACCGTGACCGCCCGCGCGCTGGGCCCGGACGCGGTCACCACGGGTACCGTCACCGCCACCCTGCCGCCCGGTGCCACCGCCACCAGCCTGTCCCCCGGCTGCACCACCGCGACCGGCACCGTCACCTGCTCGTACGGCACCATCGCGACGGGAGCCGCGGCGAGCAAGACGTTCCGCGTCCCCCTGCACCTGCTGTCCCTCGGCACCGTGAAGGTCACCGGCACCCGGACCGCCTCCTCACCCACCGACCCCAACCCGGCCAACGACCGCGCCACCGCGACCTGCACCGTCGTCTCCATCCTCCTGGCCACCTGCGCCTGA
- a CDS encoding non-ribosomal peptide synthetase — MTSTPASAAQQGIWINERIAPLGSVHHMPFAVRFDGPLDSAALAAACADVADRHPALALTVRERDGVPLLTSGPPPALTVRDTTPERLPGELAAASAEPFDLAAGPPVRFTLLRTGPTHATLLVVAHHIAFDGTSTDVFLTDLAACYAHRTGGAPAPAATDGSLAHAADLPEPDARTIAEASAYWADRPLPGPTVLLPGLDTGAGDAVGVGPGAAVDFDIDPALRTGLADTAEKLGVTFFELLLAAVHTLLLRYGNERPAVTVGLGTRTPDAADRIGMHANELPVVTTPEPGTPFSEFAHTVRAELRGCYPHRRVPLPRAVRGVQPGSALAPVILTYRRRIAPVTFAGVRATIDWTLFPGTARGALRFHLLDGPDRLRVLLMHRTDLPSPVRADRVGAHLRRLLASIAAAPGTPLADLPILDETERAPLRGPEPAPDAPGATLPALLTRSFAAHAARPAVSVGEQTLTYAELATAATGLARRLTAAGVTPGTVVAVCAERSAEMVAAVLAVTLAGGAYLPVDPSYPAERVALVLADAGTPLALAQRSTAHLVEGHGSTLLLDDLFTGDVTGGADGPPLPSPTPDDLAYLIYTSGSTGRPKGVEVPHGALAHLLLAFRDTLAAGPDDVWLAVTSLSFDISALELLLPLITGGRVVIARETDTRDGRALAALVGRHGVTHAQATPSGWRLLLDGGLDAPALIALSGGEALPLALARRLRTRVARLWNVYGPTETTIWSTAAEVPPVPDGITIGRPIAGTTALVVGPAGHPVPHGVTGELALGGAGLARGYRGRPEQTAERFVTDPVTGARHYRTGDLARVRPDGALDCLGRRDDQIKLRGHRIELGEIEARLQDHPAVAAAAVAVRGDDGDPVGRILVAYPVWRPEAPVPTSAELRSFLTLVLPDAMVPGVVHPLPALPLTPNGKTDRAALPEPARGTTESAPDTVSPDGDPGPDDGWDELAAGIAAIWCEVLDLPVIGHHDDVVDLGAHSLTITQVAARIRDRLGVDVPLHVFYEESTTVATVTDAVVLELLAEEA; from the coding sequence GTGACCAGCACCCCGGCCAGCGCTGCCCAGCAGGGCATCTGGATCAACGAGCGGATCGCGCCGCTCGGCTCCGTCCACCACATGCCCTTCGCCGTCCGCTTCGACGGCCCCTTGGACTCCGCCGCACTCGCCGCCGCCTGCGCCGATGTGGCCGACCGTCACCCCGCCCTGGCCCTGACCGTCCGTGAGCGGGACGGGGTCCCCCTGCTCACCTCCGGTCCGCCGCCCGCGCTGACCGTTCGTGACACCACACCGGAACGGCTGCCCGGCGAGCTGGCCGCCGCGAGCGCGGAGCCGTTCGACCTCGCGGCCGGACCCCCCGTACGGTTCACCCTGCTGCGCACCGGCCCGACCCACGCCACCCTGCTGGTCGTCGCGCACCACATCGCCTTCGACGGCACCTCCACCGATGTGTTCCTGACCGACCTGGCGGCCTGCTACGCCCACCGCACGGGCGGCGCACCGGCCCCGGCCGCCACCGACGGCTCGCTCGCCCACGCCGCCGACCTCCCCGAGCCCGACGCCCGGACGATCGCCGAGGCGTCCGCCTATTGGGCCGACCGCCCCTTGCCCGGTCCCACGGTGCTGCTGCCGGGCCTCGACACCGGCGCGGGCGACGCCGTCGGCGTCGGTCCGGGCGCGGCCGTCGACTTCGACATCGACCCGGCGCTCCGTACCGGCCTCGCCGACACCGCCGAGAAGCTCGGCGTCACCTTCTTCGAACTGCTCCTCGCCGCCGTGCACACCCTCCTGCTGCGGTACGGGAACGAGCGCCCCGCCGTCACCGTCGGCCTCGGCACCCGCACCCCCGACGCCGCCGACCGGATCGGCATGCACGCCAACGAGCTGCCCGTGGTCACCACCCCCGAACCAGGCACCCCCTTCAGCGAGTTCGCCCACACGGTCCGCGCCGAGCTGCGCGGCTGCTACCCGCACCGCCGCGTCCCCCTGCCCCGCGCCGTCCGGGGAGTACAGCCCGGTTCCGCCCTCGCGCCCGTCATCCTCACCTACCGCCGCCGGATCGCCCCCGTCACCTTCGCCGGGGTACGCGCCACCATCGACTGGACGCTCTTCCCCGGCACCGCGCGCGGCGCCCTGCGGTTCCACCTCCTCGACGGCCCGGACCGGCTCCGCGTCCTGCTCATGCACCGTACGGACCTGCCGTCCCCCGTCCGGGCCGACCGGGTCGGCGCACATCTGCGCCGACTGCTCGCCTCGATCGCCGCCGCCCCCGGCACCCCGCTGGCCGACCTGCCGATCCTGGACGAGACGGAACGCGCCCCCTTGCGCGGACCCGAACCCGCCCCCGACGCACCCGGCGCAACGTTGCCCGCGCTGCTCACCCGCTCCTTCGCCGCGCACGCCGCACGCCCCGCCGTGTCGGTCGGCGAACAGACCCTGACCTACGCGGAACTGGCCACCGCCGCTACCGGCCTCGCCCGGCGGCTCACCGCCGCCGGGGTCACCCCCGGCACCGTGGTCGCCGTCTGCGCGGAGCGTTCCGCCGAGATGGTGGCCGCCGTGCTCGCCGTCACCCTCGCCGGGGGCGCGTACCTGCCCGTCGACCCGTCCTACCCGGCGGAGCGCGTCGCCCTCGTACTCGCCGACGCCGGTACTCCCCTCGCACTCGCCCAGCGGAGCACCGCCCACCTGGTCGAAGGACACGGCAGCACCCTCCTGCTCGACGACCTCTTCACCGGGGACGTGACCGGCGGGGCCGACGGCCCACCGCTGCCGTCCCCCACCCCCGACGACCTCGCCTACCTCATCTACACCTCCGGCTCCACCGGACGCCCCAAGGGCGTCGAGGTTCCCCATGGCGCCCTCGCCCATCTCCTGCTGGCCTTCCGCGACACCCTGGCAGCCGGTCCCGACGACGTCTGGCTCGCCGTCACCTCGCTCTCCTTCGACATCTCCGCCCTCGAACTGCTGCTGCCGCTGATCACCGGCGGCCGGGTGGTGATCGCGCGCGAGACGGACACCCGCGACGGCCGCGCCCTCGCCGCCCTGGTCGGGCGGCACGGCGTCACCCACGCGCAGGCCACCCCGTCGGGCTGGCGGCTCCTGCTGGACGGCGGGCTCGACGCCCCCGCCCTCATCGCCCTCAGCGGCGGCGAGGCCCTGCCCCTCGCGCTCGCCCGCCGGCTGCGGACACGTGTCGCACGGCTGTGGAACGTGTACGGGCCGACCGAGACCACCATCTGGTCCACCGCCGCCGAGGTGCCGCCCGTACCCGACGGGATCACCATCGGCCGCCCCATCGCCGGTACCACCGCCCTCGTCGTCGGCCCGGCCGGGCACCCCGTACCGCACGGGGTCACCGGCGAACTGGCCCTGGGCGGCGCCGGACTGGCCCGGGGCTACCGGGGCCGGCCCGAGCAGACCGCCGAACGCTTCGTCACCGACCCGGTCACCGGCGCCCGCCACTACCGCACCGGCGACCTCGCGAGGGTCCGGCCCGACGGCGCGCTCGACTGCCTCGGCCGCCGCGACGACCAGATCAAGCTGCGCGGCCACCGGATCGAACTCGGCGAGATCGAGGCCCGTCTCCAGGACCATCCCGCCGTCGCGGCGGCGGCCGTCGCGGTCCGGGGCGACGACGGCGACCCGGTCGGCCGGATACTCGTCGCGTACCCGGTCTGGCGCCCGGAGGCCCCTGTACCGACCAGCGCCGAACTGCGCTCCTTCCTCACCCTGGTACTGCCGGACGCGATGGTCCCCGGTGTCGTCCACCCGCTCCCGGCCCTCCCGCTCACCCCCAACGGCAAGACGGACCGCGCGGCCCTGCCCGAACCGGCCCGGGGCACAACGGAGTCCGCGCCGGACACCGTGTCCCCGGACGGCGACCCGGGCCCGGACGACGGATGGGACGAGCTGGCCGCCGGGATAGCCGCCATCTGGTGCGAGGTGCTGGACCTGCCCGTCATCGGCCACCACGACGATGTCGTCGACCTCGGCGCGCACTCCCTGACCATCACCCAGGTCGCGGCCCGTATCCGGGACCGCCTGGGGGTCGACGTACCCCTGCATGTCTTCTACGAGGAGTCCACCACGGTGGCCACGGTGACCGACGCTGTCGTGCTCGAACTGCTGGCGGAGGAGGCGTGA